The following are encoded in a window of Sulfitobacter sp. S190 genomic DNA:
- a CDS encoding glycine zipper 2TM domain-containing protein produces the protein MKKFLMMLPVVAFVAACDTENQSTLTGAAVGAAAGAAVSGDDDRVVGALIGGAAGAAAGNYIGRANNGQCVYQNPNGTRYTAACP, from the coding sequence ATGAAGAAGTTTTTGATGATGCTGCCCGTCGTGGCGTTCGTCGCGGCATGTGACACAGAAAACCAGAGCACGCTGACAGGTGCCGCTGTGGGTGCCGCCGCCGGTGCCGCCGTGTCCGGCGATGACGACCGTGTGGTCGGCGCACTGATCGGTGGTGCGGCAGGTGCAGCTGCGGGTAACTACATCGGTCGCGCGAACAACGGCCAATGTGTGTATCAGAACCCCAACGGCACCCGGTATACTGCCGCCTGCCCCTGA
- the dapA gene encoding 4-hydroxy-tetrahydrodipicolinate synthase has translation MFKGSMPALVTPFRNGELDIETLKKLVEWHIGEGTNGFVPVGTTGESPTLTHAEHETVVEEVVKATAGRVPVIAGAGSNNTVESIRFAQHAEKVGADGILVVTPYYNKPTQRGLIAHFTAIHDCCALPIIIYNIPGRSVVDMTPETMAELAKLDRIVGVKDATGDLARVCDQRLHCGRDFIQLSGEDATAHGFNAQGGTGCISVTANVAPKLLAEMQAACASGDYATALNIQDLLMPLHKAIFTEPGLVGAKYAMSRLDLCSDEVRLPLTGLSDSTKALIDAGMRHAGLIG, from the coding sequence ATGTTTAAAGGTTCTATGCCTGCCCTCGTCACGCCGTTCAGGAACGGCGAGCTGGATATTGAGACACTCAAGAAGCTGGTGGAGTGGCATATCGGGGAAGGCACCAACGGGTTTGTACCTGTAGGCACGACCGGCGAATCGCCGACCCTGACCCACGCCGAGCATGAAACCGTCGTCGAGGAGGTTGTGAAGGCAACCGCCGGGCGCGTGCCGGTCATCGCGGGCGCGGGCAGCAACAACACCGTCGAAAGCATCCGCTTTGCCCAACACGCGGAAAAGGTCGGTGCCGACGGTATTTTGGTCGTGACGCCCTATTACAACAAGCCGACGCAACGCGGCCTCATCGCGCATTTCACCGCGATCCACGACTGCTGCGCGTTGCCGATCATCATTTACAACATCCCCGGTCGTTCTGTCGTCGATATGACACCCGAAACAATGGCCGAATTGGCCAAGCTTGACCGGATCGTCGGCGTCAAGGACGCGACCGGCGATCTGGCCCGGGTCTGCGACCAGCGCCTGCATTGTGGCCGTGATTTCATCCAGCTTTCGGGCGAGGATGCGACGGCACACGGCTTTAACGCTCAGGGCGGCACCGGCTGTATCTCCGTGACGGCGAATGTCGCGCCAAAGTTGCTCGCCGAGATGCAAGCCGCTTGCGCCTCGGGCGATTATGCGACTGCCTTGAATATTCAGGATTTGCTGATGCCGCTGCACAAGGCGATCTTCACCGAGCCCGGTTTGGTCGGCGCGAAATACGCCATGTCCCGACTGGATCTTTGCTCGGACGAGGTCCGTCTGCCGCTCACTGGATTGAGCGACAGTACCAAAGCACTGATCGACGCCGGGATGCGCCACGCCGGGCTGATCGGCTGA
- the pta gene encoding phosphate acetyltransferase codes for MTVLRDLQSRAAARPAHIVLSEGHDPRVVAGAIAALDAGMGPVTLVGPQAAVSALVAEHGAADRENLFIEDPETSPRTEVYAALYLELRKHKGVSEEAAAQQAREPLIFSALMVRNGDADGTVGGAVATTSDTVRAALTMIGKSKDAALVSSFFLMVLPENHPSGRGAMVFGDCGLVIDPDAAELAAIAAQSASSCEQLLGDAPKVALLSFSTKGSARHDRVTKVTDALEILRDTHPELPSDGELQFDAAFVPEVGASKAPGSDVAGHANVLIFPNLDAGNIGYKIAQRIGGCDAIGPVLQGLSRPANDLSRGCTAQDVTNMIAVTTLQTAPS; via the coding sequence ATGACAGTGCTGCGTGACCTGCAAAGCCGCGCGGCTGCCCGGCCTGCCCATATTGTCCTGAGCGAAGGCCACGATCCAAGGGTCGTGGCCGGTGCCATTGCAGCGCTTGATGCGGGCATGGGCCCTGTGACGCTCGTAGGGCCGCAGGCTGCGGTATCGGCGCTGGTGGCCGAGCACGGCGCCGCTGACCGCGAAAACCTGTTCATCGAAGACCCGGAAACATCGCCCCGCACCGAAGTCTATGCCGCGCTTTACCTCGAGTTGCGCAAGCACAAGGGTGTGAGCGAGGAGGCCGCCGCCCAACAGGCGCGCGAGCCGCTGATCTTTTCCGCTTTGATGGTCCGCAACGGCGACGCCGACGGCACGGTCGGGGGGGCAGTTGCCACGACGTCCGACACCGTGCGCGCAGCCCTGACGATGATCGGCAAATCAAAGGACGCCGCCCTTGTATCGTCGTTTTTCCTGATGGTCCTTCCCGAAAATCACCCCTCGGGGCGCGGCGCGATGGTCTTTGGCGATTGCGGCCTTGTCATCGACCCCGACGCCGCCGAGCTTGCCGCCATTGCGGCTCAATCGGCAAGTTCATGTGAACAGCTGCTGGGGGATGCGCCGAAGGTGGCGTTGCTCAGCTTTTCGACCAAAGGCTCTGCGCGGCATGACCGGGTGACAAAGGTTACGGATGCGCTTGAAATCCTGCGCGACACCCATCCCGAACTGCCATCGGATGGCGAATTGCAGTTCGACGCCGCGTTCGTGCCCGAGGTGGGCGCATCAAAAGCGCCCGGATCGGATGTTGCGGGCCACGCCAACGTTCTCATCTTCCCGAATCTGGACGCAGGCAACATCGGCTACAAGATTGCCCAACGGATCGGAGGCTGTGACGCCATTGGCCCCGTCCTCCAAGGACTTTCCCGCCCCGCGAACGATTTGTCACGGGGCTGCACCGCGCAGGATGTGACAAACATGATCGCGGTCACCACCCTGCAAACCGCCCCATCCTAA
- a CDS encoding 4Fe-4S dicluster domain-containing protein translates to MTELPTHTDKKLGLVIDLDTCVGCHACVISCKGWNTENYGAPLSDQDPYGADPSGTFLNRVHSYEVQPDAGAAQLIHFPKSCLHCEDAPCVTVCPTGASYKRVEDGIVLVNESDCIGCGLCAWACPYGAREMDQAEGVMKKCTLCVDRIYNENIPEVDRVPSCVRTCPAGARHFGDLGDPDSDVSQLVAERGGVDLMPEQGTKPVNKYLPPRPKDQLSGADEQIDILAPFLEPVAAEPKGFLGWLDKTLEKL, encoded by the coding sequence ATGACTGAACTGCCAACCCATACCGACAAGAAACTCGGGCTCGTCATTGACCTCGATACCTGTGTCGGCTGCCATGCCTGCGTGATTTCGTGCAAGGGCTGGAATACAGAGAACTACGGCGCACCGCTGTCCGATCAGGATCCCTACGGTGCCGATCCGTCGGGCACGTTCCTCAACCGGGTCCACAGCTATGAAGTGCAGCCCGATGCAGGCGCGGCGCAACTCATCCACTTTCCCAAATCCTGTCTGCATTGCGAAGATGCCCCATGCGTGACCGTTTGCCCGACCGGTGCGAGCTATAAGCGCGTCGAGGACGGAATCGTTCTGGTCAACGAAAGCGATTGTATCGGCTGCGGCCTGTGTGCATGGGCCTGCCCCTATGGTGCGCGGGAAATGGATCAAGCGGAAGGCGTGATGAAGAAATGCACGCTGTGCGTGGACCGGATCTATAACGAAAACATACCCGAAGTGGACCGCGTTCCTTCCTGTGTGCGCACGTGTCCGGCGGGGGCACGGCATTTCGGTGATCTGGGCGATCCCGATTCCGACGTGAGCCAGCTTGTCGCGGAACGTGGCGGTGTTGATTTGATGCCCGAGCAGGGCACGAAGCCCGTCAACAAGTATCTGCCCCCCCGTCCCAAGGACCAGCTCTCGGGCGCGGATGAACAGATCGATATTCTCGCCCCCTTCCTTGAACCTGTCGCCGCCGAGCCCAAGGGCTTCCTCGGCTGGCTCGACAAGACATTGGAGAAACTCTGA
- a CDS encoding DmsC/YnfH family molybdoenzyme membrane anchor subunit, translated as MHPAPSVIFFSTFSGLGFGLLIFLGLGYPGMTGLNAFAFFTIAYLLAVGGLISSTFHLGHPERALKAFTQWKTSWLSREAWCAVAALVLMGIYGAGLVFFGERWTILGVLGAVMSFATVFTTSMIYGQLKTVPRWNSPLTPGNFLTICLAGGALLSGQVTWAIVLLAFAGAIQVATWFTGDKAFGDSGTDMASATRLGDRGSVRAFEPPHTGTNYLLREFVHEIGRKHAQKLRIIAILLMAVVPVILLMLPFNHFIALFAVVSHVAGVLTARWLFFAEAEHVVGLYYGKR; from the coding sequence ATGCACCCGGCACCTTCCGTTATCTTTTTCTCCACATTTTCGGGATTGGGCTTCGGCCTGTTGATCTTTCTCGGCTTGGGCTATCCCGGAATGACGGGTCTGAACGCCTTTGCGTTCTTCACCATTGCCTACCTTCTGGCAGTCGGTGGTCTGATTTCGTCCACCTTCCATCTGGGCCATCCCGAGCGCGCGCTGAAGGCGTTTACCCAATGGAAGACCAGCTGGCTGAGCCGCGAAGCATGGTGCGCGGTCGCGGCACTGGTTTTGATGGGCATCTATGGCGCAGGCCTGGTGTTCTTCGGCGAACGCTGGACTATTCTGGGGGTTCTTGGCGCAGTGATGAGCTTTGCCACCGTCTTTACGACCTCGATGATCTATGGCCAGCTCAAGACCGTTCCACGCTGGAACAGCCCGCTCACACCGGGTAACTTCCTGACCATCTGTCTGGCAGGTGGTGCGCTTTTGTCCGGTCAGGTCACATGGGCAATCGTACTTCTGGCGTTCGCCGGCGCCATTCAGGTCGCGACCTGGTTTACCGGCGACAAGGCTTTCGGCGACAGCGGTACCGATATGGCTTCCGCAACCCGCCTTGGCGATCGTGGCAGCGTGCGCGCATTCGAGCCGCCGCATACCGGTACAAATTATCTGCTGCGGGAATTTGTGCACGAAATCGGGCGCAAACACGCGCAAAAGCTGCGCATCATCGCCATATTGCTGATGGCCGTTGTCCCCGTGATCCTGCTGATGCTGCCCTTTAACCACTTTATCGCGCTTTTCGCGGTAGTCAGCCACGTGGCAGGTGTTCTGACCGCGCGCTGGTTGTTTTTTGCAGAAGCAGAGCACGTCGTCGGCCTTTACTACGGCAAACGGTGA
- a CDS encoding PLP-dependent aminotransferase family protein, producing the protein MTLPVETFFLQPDGQGTLQSQIQQMIAQGILSGRFQKGEKLPSTRKLATHLGVSRITVTIAYTELLANDYLTSRGRSGYFVSDNAPAPPAFTPPPESTDAVDWTRALGQRFSGGVTPSKPQDWASYRHPFVYGQADRTLFDHANWRLCALQALGQRDFTSMTSDYYDQDDPQLIEFIARHTLPRRGINAAPEQILITLGAQNALWLTAQVLLTQRRRAALEDPCYHALRDILIQSRCHVTPVRVDQYGLPPEAVPPDTDVIFTTPSHQCPTNATMPLDRRRALLERAREMDALIVEDDYEFETSFLRAPSPALKSLDTDGRVIYVGSFSKSLFPGLRLGYLVGSEPFIREVRALRASVLRHPPGHIQRTASYFLSLGHYDALIRRMSTALHERRATMEDCIRGLGLEIAGQGAHGGSSFWMRAPEGVNTSELAERLKSRDVLIEPGHSFFGGDEQPVNFYRLGYSSIPASRIPAGLKLLAHEINQMRRLGPISA; encoded by the coding sequence ATGACCCTTCCAGTCGAAACATTCTTCTTGCAGCCCGATGGACAGGGCACGTTGCAGTCGCAGATCCAGCAGATGATTGCGCAAGGCATTCTGTCGGGACGGTTTCAAAAGGGTGAAAAGCTGCCCTCCACCCGCAAGCTTGCCACACATCTCGGGGTGAGCCGGATCACGGTCACGATCGCCTATACCGAGCTTCTGGCAAATGACTATCTAACGTCGCGCGGGCGCTCGGGCTACTTCGTTTCCGACAATGCCCCCGCCCCGCCCGCATTTACGCCGCCCCCCGAAAGCACGGACGCCGTAGATTGGACAAGGGCATTGGGGCAACGCTTCAGCGGCGGTGTAACGCCCAGCAAACCGCAGGATTGGGCCAGTTACCGCCATCCTTTTGTGTATGGTCAGGCCGATAGAACACTGTTTGATCACGCCAATTGGCGATTGTGCGCTTTGCAGGCGCTGGGGCAGCGCGATTTCACATCGATGACGTCTGACTACTACGATCAGGACGATCCGCAGCTGATCGAATTCATCGCGCGTCACACCCTGCCCCGCCGCGGCATAAATGCGGCGCCCGAGCAAATCCTGATCACGCTCGGTGCGCAGAATGCCCTTTGGCTGACGGCGCAAGTCCTGCTCACGCAAAGGCGCCGCGCGGCGCTCGAGGACCCCTGCTATCATGCGTTGCGCGACATTCTGATCCAGTCTCGTTGCCATGTGACGCCGGTCCGGGTGGACCAATACGGCCTGCCGCCCGAAGCCGTGCCCCCCGATACCGACGTGATTTTTACGACCCCCAGCCATCAATGCCCCACCAATGCGACGATGCCGCTGGACCGGCGGCGCGCGCTGCTGGAGCGGGCACGCGAGATGGACGCACTGATCGTCGAGGACGACTACGAGTTCGAGACATCCTTCCTGCGGGCCCCGTCTCCTGCGCTCAAATCGCTCGATACCGACGGGCGTGTGATCTATGTCGGCAGTTTTTCAAAATCACTCTTTCCCGGGCTTCGGCTGGGGTATCTCGTGGGCTCGGAACCCTTCATTCGCGAGGTCCGCGCCCTGCGCGCGAGCGTGCTGCGCCACCCTCCGGGCCATATCCAGCGCACGGCGTCTTACTTTCTTTCGCTGGGGCATTACGACGCACTCATCCGCCGGATGAGCACCGCGCTGCACGAACGGCGCGCAACGATGGAGGATTGCATTCGCGGCCTCGGGCTCGAAATCGCGGGCCAAGGGGCGCATGGCGGATCGTCGTTCTGGATGCGCGCACCCGAAGGCGTGAACACCAGCGAATTGGCTGAGCGCTTGAAATCACGCGATGTTCTGATCGAGCCGGGGCATTCCTTCTTTGGCGGCGATGAACAACCGGTCAATTTCTACCGTCTGGGATACTCTTCCATCCCTGCCAGCCGGATACCCGCAGGGCTGAAATTACTTGCTCATGAAATCAACCAGATGCGAAGGCTTGGACCTATTTCGGCGTAG
- the xsc gene encoding sulfoacetaldehyde acetyltransferase has translation MKMTTEEAFVKTLQRHGIQHAFGIIGSAMMPISDIFPAAGIKFWDCAHEGSGGFMADGYTRATGKMSMMIAQNGPGITNFVTAVKTAYWNHTPLLLVTPQAANKTIGQGGFQEMEQMNLFADCVAYQEEVRDPARVAETLNRVIIQAKRASAPAQINIPRDFWTQVIDIEIPEIVEFERPNGGEEAINKAAELLSTAKFPVILNGAGVVLAQGGIEASKVLAEKLDAPVCVGYQHNDAFPGNHPLFAGPLGYNGSKAGMELINKADVVLCLGTRLNPFSTLPGYGIDYWPTDAKIIQVDINPDRIGLTKKVTVGIVGDAAKVAKSLTAKLSDTAGDTDREERKSLIAQTKSAWAQELTSMNEEQDDPGTTWNQRARADKPDWMSPRMAWRAIQQALPVEAIISSDIGNNCAIGNAYPSFNEGRKYLAPGLFGPCGYGLPAIVGAKIGQPDVPVVGFAGDGAFGIAVNELTAIGRGDWPAVTQIVFRNYQWGAEKRNSTLWFDDNFVGTELDEEVSYAGIAEACGLVGVVARTQEELTAALNKAIEDQMKHGKTTLIEAMINQELGEPFRRDAMKKPVAVAGIDAADMRDQTV, from the coding sequence ATGAAGATGACCACCGAAGAAGCATTCGTCAAAACACTGCAACGTCACGGGATCCAGCACGCCTTCGGGATCATCGGCTCCGCCATGATGCCGATCTCGGACATATTTCCGGCCGCTGGTATTAAATTCTGGGATTGCGCGCACGAAGGCTCCGGTGGCTTCATGGCTGACGGCTACACCCGCGCGACAGGAAAAATGTCGATGATGATCGCGCAGAATGGCCCCGGCATCACGAACTTTGTCACCGCGGTCAAAACAGCCTACTGGAACCACACACCCCTGTTGCTGGTCACGCCGCAGGCGGCCAACAAGACGATCGGTCAGGGCGGTTTTCAGGAAATGGAACAGATGAACCTGTTCGCAGACTGCGTGGCCTATCAGGAAGAAGTGCGCGATCCCGCACGTGTTGCCGAAACACTGAACCGCGTGATCATTCAGGCCAAGCGCGCCTCCGCGCCTGCACAGATCAACATCCCGCGTGATTTCTGGACACAAGTGATCGACATCGAAATCCCCGAGATTGTCGAGTTCGAACGCCCCAACGGCGGCGAGGAAGCGATCAACAAGGCCGCCGAGCTGCTGTCCACCGCGAAATTCCCCGTCATCCTGAACGGTGCGGGCGTGGTCTTGGCGCAGGGCGGGATCGAAGCCTCCAAGGTGCTCGCAGAGAAGCTCGATGCACCGGTTTGTGTGGGCTACCAGCACAATGACGCGTTCCCCGGCAACCACCCGCTGTTTGCCGGCCCTCTGGGCTACAACGGCTCCAAGGCGGGTATGGAGCTGATCAACAAGGCAGACGTCGTTTTGTGCCTCGGCACACGCCTGAACCCTTTCTCGACCCTGCCGGGCTACGGCATTGATTACTGGCCCACAGACGCCAAGATCATTCAGGTCGACATTAACCCCGATCGCATCGGCCTGACCAAGAAGGTAACCGTCGGCATCGTCGGCGATGCGGCCAAAGTCGCGAAATCCCTGACGGCCAAACTGTCCGATACGGCTGGCGACACGGACCGCGAAGAGCGCAAATCCCTGATCGCACAGACCAAATCGGCATGGGCGCAAGAGCTGACTTCGATGAACGAAGAACAGGACGATCCGGGCACGACATGGAACCAGCGGGCACGGGCGGACAAGCCCGATTGGATGAGCCCCCGCATGGCATGGCGCGCGATCCAGCAGGCGCTTCCGGTCGAGGCGATCATTTCCTCCGATATCGGCAACAACTGCGCCATCGGCAACGCCTATCCATCGTTCAACGAAGGCCGCAAGTATCTGGCGCCCGGTCTGTTTGGCCCATGTGGCTACGGGCTTCCGGCGATTGTCGGTGCGAAGATCGGTCAGCCGGACGTGCCGGTCGTCGGTTTTGCCGGTGACGGCGCCTTCGGCATCGCAGTCAACGAACTCACGGCCATTGGCCGGGGCGACTGGCCTGCCGTGACGCAGATTGTCTTCCGCAACTACCAGTGGGGCGCCGAGAAGCGTAACTCGACCCTGTGGTTCGATGACAACTTTGTCGGCACCGAGTTGGACGAAGAAGTCAGCTATGCCGGTATCGCCGAAGCCTGTGGTCTTGTGGGTGTTGTCGCCCGCACGCAGGAAGAGCTGACCGCGGCGCTCAACAAGGCCATCGAGGACCAGATGAAGCACGGTAAAACCACGCTGATCGAAGCCATGATCAACCAGGAACTGGGTGAGCCTTTCCGCCGTGACGCGATGAAAAAGCCTGTGGCCGTGGCCGGTATCGACGCTGCGGACATGCGTGATCAAACTGTCTAA
- a CDS encoding GNAT family N-acetyltransferase produces the protein MTALIMRSKQSNGYDAAFMAMCAEELRVTPDRISATPYWVAKRGAQILGCAALTSLSPDCGEVHAFFIDPAHQRQGIGRALWGHLLLQARARGFRELRLDADPAAVAFYQTLGFHLEGTSPSGSIPDRTIPHMARKI, from the coding sequence TTGACCGCACTTATCATGCGGTCCAAACAGTCCAACGGATATGACGCGGCTTTCATGGCCATGTGCGCGGAGGAATTGCGCGTCACGCCGGACAGGATCAGCGCGACACCCTACTGGGTCGCGAAACGCGGCGCGCAGATACTCGGCTGTGCCGCTCTGACCTCCCTTTCGCCAGACTGTGGCGAAGTGCACGCCTTCTTCATCGACCCTGCGCACCAGCGCCAAGGCATCGGACGAGCGCTATGGGGCCATCTGCTGTTGCAAGCGCGGGCCAGAGGTTTTCGCGAGCTGAGGCTGGATGCCGATCCTGCGGCGGTCGCGTTCTACCAGACCCTTGGATTCCACCTCGAGGGCACATCGCCTTCAGGGTCTATCCCCGATCGCACCATTCCGCATATGGCGCGAAAAATCTAG
- a CDS encoding molybdopterin oxidoreductase family protein: protein MTHKQPVLDLSPKVSDEIRKTTCYMCACRCGINVHMKDGEVAYIEGNRDHPVNQGVLCAKGSAGIMQHNAPSRLRAPMKRVGERGSGEFEEISWEEAYDIAAGWLGPIRKENPAKLAFFTGRDQSQSFTSMWAQAFGTPNYAAHGGFCSVNMAAAGIYTMGGAFWEFGQPDWDHTKLFMLFGVAEDHDSNPIKMGIGKIKARGARVIGVNPIRTGYNAVADDWVGITPGTDGLFILSMIHCLMKAGKIDLHYLAQYTDAAVLVNGDEKSPEFGLKLRDEDGKELVIDRVTGKLTAFDKPGVKPDLAATHRAKGVTHRPVFHQMAEMYLSDEYAPEAVAEKVGISAKRIRVIAAELARVAFDEAFELDHEWTDFRGETHTSMTGRPVSFHAMRGISAHANGFQTCRALHTLQIILGTVEVPGGFRFKPPYPKPATAHPKPHCGVKPDCALDGPHLGFVHGPEDLMLQEDGTAARIDKAFTWDNPMSAHGLMHMVISNAHAGDPYKIDTLFMYMANMSWNSSMNTGGVMEILTDKDENGDYVIPRIIYSDAYSSEMVAYADLILPDTTYLERHDCISLLDRPICEADAAADAIRWPVVEPDRNVKGFQSALCDLGAKLGLPGFVNDDGSQRYADYADYIVNHERRPGVGPLAGWRIGEDGLQAGRGGVNENQLDNYIENGGFFVEHIPDGANYYKPWNTAYQDWAVKMGLYDKPTPYLFTLYAEPMRKFQLAAEGHGDRQPPEHLRARIKQTMSPLPIWYETDQHGNEGFTITALTQRPMAMYHSWGSQNAWLRQLHGRNPMYLPTKLMRENDLADGDWAEITSPHGAITVPVMEMAALNENTIWTWNAIGKRKGAWALDTDAPEATKGFLLNHLIHELLPPKGDGLRWSNSDPITGQAAWFDLKVNLRKVEAPDDAQSQPELPAIKSPVGTGPEKLAWKVGK, encoded by the coding sequence ATGACCCACAAGCAGCCTGTGCTGGATCTGAGCCCGAAAGTCTCTGACGAAATTCGCAAGACCACTTGTTACATGTGCGCCTGCCGGTGCGGCATCAACGTGCACATGAAAGACGGCGAGGTGGCCTATATCGAAGGCAACCGTGACCACCCCGTCAATCAGGGCGTTCTATGTGCCAAAGGCTCGGCTGGGATCATGCAGCACAACGCGCCGTCGCGGCTGCGCGCGCCGATGAAGCGGGTTGGTGAGCGCGGCTCGGGCGAATTCGAGGAAATCAGCTGGGAAGAAGCCTACGACATTGCGGCGGGATGGTTGGGGCCGATCCGCAAGGAAAACCCCGCGAAGCTGGCCTTCTTCACCGGTCGGGACCAGTCGCAATCCTTCACCTCGATGTGGGCGCAGGCTTTCGGCACACCGAATTACGCGGCCCACGGTGGTTTCTGCTCGGTCAACATGGCCGCAGCCGGCATCTACACGATGGGTGGCGCGTTCTGGGAATTCGGCCAGCCGGATTGGGATCACACCAAGCTTTTCATGCTCTTCGGCGTGGCCGAAGACCATGACAGCAATCCGATCAAGATGGGTATCGGCAAGATCAAGGCCCGCGGCGCACGGGTCATCGGGGTGAACCCGATCCGGACAGGCTACAACGCGGTTGCCGACGATTGGGTCGGGATCACGCCGGGCACCGACGGGCTGTTCATCCTGTCGATGATCCACTGCCTTATGAAAGCGGGTAAAATCGATCTGCACTACCTGGCGCAGTACACCGACGCGGCAGTGCTGGTGAACGGTGACGAGAAGTCCCCCGAATTCGGCCTCAAGCTGCGCGATGAAGACGGCAAAGAGCTGGTCATTGACCGGGTCACGGGCAAGCTGACCGCTTTTGACAAACCCGGTGTGAAACCCGATCTCGCCGCGACCCACCGCGCCAAGGGCGTGACACACCGGCCGGTCTTTCACCAGATGGCCGAGATGTATCTGTCTGACGAATATGCCCCTGAAGCGGTTGCCGAAAAAGTCGGGATTTCGGCCAAACGCATCCGCGTCATCGCCGCCGAACTGGCACGCGTCGCCTTTGACGAAGCGTTCGAGCTTGACCACGAATGGACCGATTTCCGGGGGGAAACACACACATCTATGACAGGCCGCCCTGTCAGCTTTCACGCGATGCGCGGCATTTCGGCCCACGCCAACGGGTTCCAGACCTGCCGCGCGCTGCACACCCTCCAGATCATTCTGGGCACCGTCGAAGTGCCCGGCGGTTTCAGGTTCAAGCCCCCCTATCCCAAACCCGCAACGGCGCATCCCAAACCGCATTGCGGCGTGAAACCCGACTGCGCACTCGACGGGCCGCATCTCGGCTTCGTGCACGGGCCCGAAGACCTGATGTTGCAAGAAGACGGAACTGCCGCGCGCATCGACAAGGCCTTCACCTGGGACAACCCGATGTCCGCACACGGGCTGATGCATATGGTGATTTCAAACGCGCACGCGGGCGATCCTTACAAGATCGACACCCTATTCATGTACATGGCAAACATGTCGTGGAACTCATCGATGAACACCGGCGGCGTAATGGAAATCCTTACGGACAAGGATGAGAACGGCGATTACGTGATCCCGCGGATCATCTATTCCGACGCCTACAGCTCGGAAATGGTGGCCTATGCCGATCTCATTCTGCCCGACACGACGTATCTCGAGCGCCACGATTGTATTTCGCTGCTCGACCGGCCGATCTGCGAAGCAGACGCCGCTGCGGACGCGATCAGATGGCCGGTGGTCGAACCGGACCGCAATGTCAAAGGCTTCCAGTCCGCCCTGTGCGATCTTGGCGCAAAGCTGGGCCTGCCCGGTTTCGTAAATGACGACGGCAGTCAGAGATACGCAGACTATGCCGACTATATCGTCAACCACGAACGCCGCCCCGGCGTCGGCCCGCTTGCCGGATGGCGCATCGGCGAAGACGGCCTGCAAGCGGGACGCGGCGGCGTCAATGAAAACCAGCTGGATAACTACATCGAAAACGGCGGCTTTTTCGTCGAACATATCCCCGACGGGGCGAACTACTACAAGCCCTGGAATACCGCCTATCAGGATTGGGCGGTCAAAATGGGTCTCTACGACAAACCCACACCCTACCTGTTTACGCTCTACGCCGAACCGATGCGCAAGTTCCAGTTGGCCGCCGAAGGGCATGGCGACAGGCAGCCACCCGAACATTTGCGCGCCCGCATCAAACAGACCATGTCTCCTCTACCGATTTGGTACGAAACCGACCAGCACGGGAACGAAGGCTTCACCATCACGGCGCTCACACAGCGGCCAATGGCGATGTACCATTCATGGGGAAGCCAGAACGCGTGGCTGCGCCAACTGCACGGCCGCAACCCGATGTACCTGCCGACAAAGCTGATGCGCGAAAACGATCTGGCCGACGGCGACTGGGCCGAAATCACCTCCCCTCACGGCGCGATTACGGTGCCGGTCATGGAAATGGCCGCGCTCAACGAAAATACGATCTGGACATGGAACGCGATCGGCAAACGCAAAGGCGCCTGGGCACTCGACACTGATGCCCCCGAAGCCACTAAAGGCTTCCTGCTCAATCACCTGATCCACGAATTGCTGCCCCCAAAGGGCGACGGCCTGCGCTGGTCCAATTCCGACCCGATCACCGGGCAGGCCGCATGGTTCGACCTCAAGGTAAACCTGCGCAAGGTCGAAGCGCCCGATGACGCACAGTCGCAACCAGAACTTCCTGCGATCAAATCACCCGTCGGAACAGGTCCGGAAAAACTGGCGTGGAAAGTGGGCAAATGA